One part of the Paracoccus sp. MBLB3053 genome encodes these proteins:
- a CDS encoding flagellar motor protein MotB has translation MATKERVAPIIIKKVRGGGETGHHGGAWKVAYADFVTAMMAFFLLMWLLNATTEKQRQGLAQYFNPTIVQSTLGGSDGAFGGEQQDSDSNSGKGIGASRDNRGGDIRAQDFEELARHVQDELTGSGAESMQRVNLLRHVITRMTDEGLVIELTDLMDEPLFAENSAQPTPALHELSVILAQVLERVRNPLSIQGHVRTYPDLLIHSPVWALSDARAHAVRNLLEKARLDTRRIERVTAYADRRNRSVNPMDPSNNRIELILLR, from the coding sequence ATGGCCACGAAAGAGCGCGTTGCGCCAATCATCATCAAGAAGGTCCGGGGCGGCGGTGAGACGGGTCACCATGGCGGGGCGTGGAAGGTCGCCTATGCGGATTTCGTCACCGCGATGATGGCTTTCTTCCTGCTGATGTGGCTCTTGAATGCCACGACCGAAAAGCAGCGCCAGGGGCTCGCGCAATATTTCAACCCGACGATCGTGCAATCCACTCTCGGCGGATCAGACGGCGCCTTCGGAGGCGAGCAGCAGGACAGCGACAGCAATTCGGGCAAGGGCATCGGGGCGTCGCGCGACAATCGGGGCGGCGATATTCGTGCACAAGATTTCGAAGAACTCGCGCGCCATGTTCAGGACGAACTGACGGGCAGCGGGGCCGAATCCATGCAGCGGGTCAACCTGCTTCGGCATGTGATCACCCGGATGACGGATGAAGGGCTGGTCATTGAACTGACCGATCTGATGGACGAGCCGCTTTTCGCGGAAAACAGCGCTCAACCGACCCCGGCTTTGCACGAACTCTCCGTGATCCTTGCGCAGGTCCTCGAACGGGTGCGGAACCCCCTTTCGATTCAGGGCCATGTCAGGACCTATCCGGACTTGCTCATTCATTCTCCTGTCTGGGCGTTATCGGATGCAAGGGCACATGCGGTGCGCAACCTCCTTGAAAAGGCACGGCTTGACACCCGCCGGATCGAAAGGGTGACGGCCTATGCCGACCGTCGCAACCGCTCTGTCAACCCGATGGACCCCAGCAACAACAGGATCGAGCTGATCCTGCTCAGATAG
- a CDS encoding PqiB family protein, whose product MTDTPSPDKEPSALKPAEPVRQSTSRGVRAGSSLIWLVPILALIVTLGVGWNAIASRGTLIWVDFKDATGITPGETALKFREITVGKVESVRFTEDLKQVRVSIRVDKDLAPFIDDDAQFWIVRPQVSAQGISRLDTVLTGSFVEGYWDDNAAERQTEFKGLEKPPLNSTGQNGTWIVLAAERSRGMTEGAPVLFRGIPVGQMQNLRLDENDQRVLADVFIAAPHDKRLTTNTVFWDTSGFSISLGAQGLALNVNSLASVLQGGAEFATLTSGGEPVENGHVFSLQPDQESARNNLFSDQGNMIRLTMLVDESVKGLETGANVQYMGLTVGRVTNLAARIVKTEEGGDRIEQEVTLALTPDRVGLAGDASPEAAEEFVAEQVRNGLRARIASAGFFGTSLEVELVNLPDAPQAELDRDAEPFPVIPSAPGQVSDFSETAQGFLARVGELPIEEAVKSVTDMMNSVTALVSSEDARAIPGTLRGTLEGARSAAGEMRQIATELRESGAASQIRKLVDEAAAAAEAVKLAAADVPGMVQEIDKAAGKVAEVDFTAISTEAEGILRDVRAMIGSEDAEQLPKNLSDTLQAASGLLTDLRDGNAAGSLNEALASARNAADSVSTSAERLPQLSARLEALAARAESVIAAYGERSTFNTESINLMREMRRAANAFGGLARTIERNPQAFILGR is encoded by the coding sequence ATGACAGACACACCTTCGCCCGACAAAGAGCCCTCTGCCCTCAAACCCGCCGAACCCGTCCGTCAATCCACGTCTCGTGGGGTTCGCGCGGGTTCGTCGCTGATCTGGCTTGTGCCCATCTTGGCATTGATCGTGACCTTGGGCGTAGGCTGGAACGCGATTGCCAGCAGGGGGACGTTGATCTGGGTTGACTTCAAGGACGCGACGGGGATCACGCCAGGGGAAACCGCGCTGAAGTTCCGAGAGATCACCGTCGGCAAGGTCGAATCGGTGCGGTTCACCGAAGACCTGAAGCAGGTCAGGGTCAGCATCCGAGTGGACAAGGACCTGGCGCCCTTCATCGACGATGATGCACAGTTCTGGATCGTTCGGCCACAGGTCTCCGCGCAGGGGATCTCGCGGCTCGATACTGTCCTGACGGGCTCGTTCGTCGAAGGGTATTGGGATGACAACGCGGCCGAGCGGCAAACCGAGTTCAAGGGGCTGGAAAAGCCGCCGCTGAACAGCACAGGTCAGAACGGAACCTGGATCGTCCTTGCGGCCGAACGCTCGCGGGGGATGACGGAAGGGGCGCCCGTCCTGTTCCGGGGTATTCCTGTCGGGCAGATGCAGAACCTGCGGCTTGATGAAAACGATCAGCGCGTGCTGGCAGATGTCTTCATAGCCGCCCCGCACGACAAAAGGCTGACCACGAACACCGTGTTCTGGGACACGTCCGGTTTCTCGATTTCCCTCGGCGCACAAGGATTGGCGCTGAACGTCAACTCGCTTGCCTCCGTGCTGCAGGGCGGAGCCGAATTCGCGACACTCACGTCCGGTGGCGAACCGGTCGAGAACGGGCATGTCTTCTCGCTTCAGCCCGATCAGGAATCGGCGCGTAACAACCTCTTCTCGGATCAGGGCAACATGATCCGGTTGACGATGCTGGTCGATGAATCGGTCAAGGGGCTCGAGACAGGAGCAAATGTTCAATACATGGGCCTCACGGTCGGTCGCGTCACCAATCTTGCCGCGCGGATCGTCAAGACCGAGGAAGGCGGCGACCGGATCGAGCAGGAAGTCACGCTTGCCCTGACCCCCGACCGCGTGGGACTGGCCGGGGATGCAAGCCCAGAGGCGGCCGAGGAGTTCGTGGCCGAACAGGTGCGCAACGGCTTGCGCGCGCGGATCGCAAGCGCTGGTTTCTTTGGCACCTCGCTTGAGGTCGAGCTGGTGAACCTGCCCGATGCGCCCCAGGCCGAGCTTGATCGCGACGCTGAACCCTTTCCAGTCATCCCCTCGGCGCCGGGTCAGGTATCGGATTTTTCCGAGACGGCGCAGGGTTTCCTGGCGCGCGTTGGCGAGCTTCCGATCGAGGAGGCCGTGAAATCGGTCACCGACATGATGAATTCGGTGACCGCGCTCGTCAGCAGCGAGGATGCGCGCGCCATTCCGGGCACGCTGCGCGGAACGCTTGAAGGCGCCAGGTCTGCCGCTGGGGAGATGCGGCAGATTGCCACCGAGCTGCGCGAATCCGGGGCCGCGAGCCAGATCCGCAAGCTCGTCGATGAGGCGGCGGCCGCGGCTGAAGCGGTCAAGCTGGCGGCGGCCGACGTGCCGGGCATGGTGCAGGAAATCGACAAGGCGGCCGGAAAGGTAGCTGAGGTCGATTTCACCGCGATCTCGACCGAAGCCGAGGGCATTTTGCGCGATGTTCGGGCCATGATCGGATCGGAAGATGCCGAGCAGCTTCCGAAGAATCTCTCGGACACATTGCAGGCGGCTTCGGGCCTGCTTACCGATCTGCGGGACGGCAACGCAGCTGGCAGCCTGAACGAAGCCCTTGCCTCTGCAAGGAACGCGGCCGACAGCGTCTCGACCTCTGCGGAACGCTTGCCCCAACTTTCTGCCCGGCTCGAGGCACTGGCGGCCCGTGCAGAAAGCGTGATCGCGGCATATGGCGAGCGTTCCACCTTCAACACCGAATCCATAAACCTCATGCGCGAGATGCGCCGCGCTGCGAATGCCTTTGGCGGCCTTGCCCGCACCATCGAACGCAATCCGCAAGCCTTCATCCTGGGACGATAA
- a CDS encoding flagellar hook protein FlgE, protein MSISSALSAGVSGLSANAARLAGISDNIANSSTYGYRRVSTEFESVVIGGSGGGQYAAGGVLSQTLRDVEKSGSLVGTSNALDIAISGRGMLPVMNASEIASLQGGSPSLSLTRTGAFRLDESGILQTSSGLVLLGWPANRDGTIPSMPRDTTTGLQPIKISTNDVYAEPTTAVSLGFNLPADATAATTATPYSTSVEYYDNLGASQTLTITFTPVVDPVGTGRTNHWTMEIVDSSKPGGSEVVGMYDLQFSDVPGGPLQSISALAPAGSYDPATQLLTIDAAQQIQISLGGTGGTSGMTQISSDFAPMNITKNGTPAGVLVGLEINENGYLQGTYDNGMTRTLYQVPLVDVPNPNGLIALDNQTFKISPNSGAFFLWEAGDGPTGSIVGYAREGSTTDVAAELTDLIQTQRAYSSNAKIIQTVDEMLQETTNIKR, encoded by the coding sequence ATGTCGATCTCATCTGCCCTCAGCGCCGGAGTATCCGGTCTCTCCGCGAATGCCGCGCGGCTTGCCGGCATTTCTGACAACATCGCGAATTCAAGCACCTACGGATATCGTCGGGTCTCGACGGAATTCGAAAGCGTGGTGATAGGCGGCAGCGGCGGGGGGCAGTACGCGGCCGGCGGCGTCCTGTCCCAGACCCTTCGCGACGTCGAGAAAAGTGGAAGTCTCGTCGGAACCAGCAATGCGCTGGACATCGCGATTTCAGGCCGTGGCATGTTGCCGGTGATGAACGCCTCCGAGATTGCCTCGCTGCAAGGCGGAAGCCCATCGCTGTCGCTGACGCGTACCGGCGCCTTCCGCCTGGACGAAAGTGGCATCCTGCAGACCTCCTCCGGGCTTGTCCTGCTGGGTTGGCCTGCGAATCGCGATGGAACGATCCCGTCCATGCCACGAGATACGACGACAGGATTGCAGCCGATCAAGATCAGCACGAATGACGTCTATGCAGAACCCACGACGGCGGTAAGCCTTGGCTTCAACCTTCCCGCCGACGCAACTGCGGCAACTACGGCCACCCCCTACAGCACCTCTGTCGAATATTACGACAATCTCGGCGCATCCCAGACCCTGACGATCACCTTTACCCCAGTCGTCGATCCAGTCGGAACCGGGCGAACGAACCACTGGACGATGGAAATCGTCGATTCCTCGAAACCCGGGGGCAGCGAGGTGGTCGGCATGTACGATCTGCAATTCTCGGATGTTCCGGGCGGACCGCTTCAGTCGATTTCGGCCCTTGCCCCGGCGGGTAGCTACGATCCGGCGACGCAGCTTCTGACCATCGACGCGGCGCAGCAGATCCAGATCAGCCTTGGCGGGACGGGCGGGACATCGGGCATGACGCAGATCAGCTCGGATTTCGCACCCATGAACATCACCAAGAACGGCACTCCGGCGGGTGTTCTGGTCGGGCTCGAGATCAACGAAAACGGCTATCTCCAAGGGACTTATGACAATGGCATGACCCGCACGTTGTATCAGGTGCCCCTGGTCGATGTGCCCAACCCGAACGGATTGATCGCGCTCGACAATCAGACTTTCAAGATTTCGCCGAACTCGGGGGCTTTCTTCCTGTGGGAGGCGGGTGATGGCCCGACCGGATCCATTGTCGGATATGCGAGAGAGGGCTCGACGACCGACGTCGCGGCCGAACTGACCGATCTGATCCAGACCCAGCGTGCCTATTCGTCGAACGCGAAGATCATCCAGACCGTGGACGAGATGCTTCAGGAAACAACCAACATCAAACGCTAG
- a CDS encoding PqiC family protein — protein MRHFLTASALLAALAACSHGENTARYLIDPPQTGERLPNRLGTTELRDVSLPEYASASEVSWQSEDGAVRSNTKQLWADNPQRAFTQSLARAISDISGATVISEPWPLAEPPRRTLEVRVEKALAQSNGTYRLGGRYFIGDARSGGANQSRSFDISVPMGVEGGKASPATVARAQSVAIAQLARQIATLGGPGDSLRTSAPASSSMDDIFSQPLPPLDGS, from the coding sequence ATGCGCCACTTCCTTACCGCTTCCGCACTTCTCGCCGCGCTGGCGGCCTGTTCGCATGGTGAAAATACCGCCCGCTACCTGATCGACCCGCCCCAGACCGGAGAGCGCCTGCCGAACCGGCTGGGCACGACTGAACTCAGGGATGTGTCGCTGCCCGAATATGCTTCGGCAAGCGAGGTCAGTTGGCAGAGCGAAGACGGGGCAGTGCGTTCGAATACCAAGCAGCTCTGGGCTGACAACCCGCAGCGCGCATTCACCCAATCGCTGGCTCGCGCGATATCGGACATTTCCGGCGCAACCGTGATCAGCGAGCCTTGGCCATTGGCCGAGCCGCCACGCCGGACCCTGGAAGTGAGGGTCGAAAAGGCCCTCGCGCAATCGAACGGCACTTACCGGCTCGGCGGGCGTTATTTCATAGGCGATGCCCGATCCGGTGGTGCCAATCAGTCCCGCAGCTTCGATATCTCGGTGCCGATGGGCGTCGAGGGGGGCAAGGCTTCTCCCGCGACGGTGGCGCGTGCGCAATCCGTCGCGATCGCCCAGCTTGCCCGGCAAATCGCCACTCTGGGCGGCCCGGGGGATTCGCTGCGGACCTCGGCACCGGCGTCGTCCAGCATGGACGACATCTTCTCGCAACCGCTTCCGCCTCTGGACGGCAGCTGA
- a CDS encoding flavin reductase family protein, translating into MRRIPPATRDRLADEITFHPATAEARLLREALGRFATGVTVVTTQGPSGPIGMTVNSFSSVSLEPPLVLWCPARASARHGTFADAVHWSVHVLGAEQLDTCLRFTRGGAQFDALDHLSNEEGVPVIPGAAARFDCQTHAVHDAGDHSVVIGRVLRVTVAGPGDHPLVFAAGRFGQFDPAES; encoded by the coding sequence ATGCGCCGCATTCCCCCCGCGACCCGCGACAGGCTCGCCGACGAAATCACCTTCCACCCCGCAACTGCAGAGGCCCGGTTGCTGCGTGAAGCCCTCGGGCGCTTTGCGACGGGGGTGACTGTCGTGACGACCCAAGGCCCAAGCGGTCCGATCGGCATGACGGTCAACAGCTTCAGCAGCGTCTCGCTGGAACCGCCGCTGGTGCTCTGGTGCCCAGCAAGGGCTTCGGCACGGCACGGCACTTTCGCCGATGCGGTGCATTGGTCCGTCCATGTCCTGGGCGCCGAGCAGCTGGACACCTGCCTGCGCTTCACCAGAGGCGGAGCACAATTCGATGCGCTCGACCATCTTTCGAACGAGGAAGGCGTTCCGGTCATCCCGGGCGCGGCTGCGCGTTTCGATTGCCAGACTCACGCCGTACATGATGCAGGCGACCATTCCGTGGTGATCGGTCGCGTTTTGCGGGTGACCGTCGCCGGCCCCGGTGATCATCCGCTGGTCTTCGCAGCCGGCCGCTTTGGCCAGTTCGACCCGGCCGAAAGCTAG
- the flgK gene encoding flagellar hook-associated protein FlgK, which yields MSLSSAISSALSGLTAATRGTELVATNVSNKSVAGYARRELELSSRIHSAGGGGVSIDGVRRIVNAALVADNRLAAAKAGNSSVMASFHAALEAAFGTTAATNSLATSLGSLDEAITLAAGSPDSEIRLQNVLDAAAGLAGKINSIAKSIEEARSSAENSIRSDVDRLNESLSQVALLNRQIAARQAQGQDASSLVDARQAVIDGISGIVPIVEVSRENGRVAIYTKGGATLLDGVDPVAIEFTAKGHVTADMSVENGALAMLSVNGKALGSAEMGLFGGGTLAAHFEIRDSSAPAYQAQIDAFAMELYQRFADPGVDPTLSIDQHGLFTDAQGNFDAANFTGLANRIAVTKLADPAQGGEIWRIRAGLNATDGGDAGDGSRLLAMSGALSDSRTPSSHHLGTTARDMLGLASQLSSGAASNRLRSEARAQQDQGYSDGLKTALLADGVDTDAEMETLLALETAYAANAKVLQAANDMLDQILRLT from the coding sequence ATGAGCCTTTCTTCGGCAATCTCCTCGGCGCTCTCCGGTCTGACGGCGGCCACCCGCGGAACAGAACTCGTCGCGACCAATGTCTCGAACAAGTCGGTCGCAGGCTACGCCCGGAGGGAGCTCGAGCTCTCGTCCCGGATCCATTCGGCTGGCGGCGGCGGGGTGAGCATCGATGGCGTCCGTCGCATCGTGAATGCGGCGCTTGTGGCCGACAATCGCCTTGCCGCCGCCAAAGCCGGGAATTCCAGCGTAATGGCAAGCTTTCATGCAGCGTTGGAGGCTGCCTTCGGAACAACCGCAGCAACGAATTCGCTCGCAACGTCTCTGGGCAGCCTCGATGAGGCGATCACTTTGGCGGCTGGCAGCCCCGACAGCGAAATCAGGCTGCAGAATGTGCTGGATGCGGCGGCAGGGCTTGCGGGCAAGATCAACTCAATCGCGAAGTCCATCGAAGAGGCCCGTTCGTCGGCCGAAAACTCCATCAGGTCGGATGTTGACCGTCTGAACGAATCTCTGTCCCAGGTGGCGCTGCTGAACCGCCAGATCGCTGCTCGGCAGGCTCAGGGCCAGGATGCCTCCTCTCTGGTCGATGCACGACAGGCAGTGATCGACGGCATCTCGGGCATCGTCCCGATCGTCGAGGTCAGCCGCGAAAATGGACGGGTCGCCATCTACACGAAGGGCGGTGCCACGCTGCTCGACGGGGTCGACCCGGTTGCGATCGAATTCACCGCGAAGGGCCATGTCACGGCGGACATGTCGGTCGAGAACGGTGCATTGGCCATGCTGTCGGTCAACGGCAAGGCGCTGGGTTCGGCCGAAATGGGGTTGTTTGGCGGTGGCACTCTGGCCGCGCATTTCGAAATCAGGGACAGTTCCGCACCTGCCTACCAGGCGCAGATCGACGCATTCGCGATGGAGCTTTACCAAAGGTTTGCCGACCCGGGCGTCGATCCGACGCTTTCGATCGACCAGCACGGCCTCTTCACTGATGCGCAGGGCAATTTCGATGCCGCCAACTTCACCGGACTGGCGAACCGTATCGCGGTGACGAAACTGGCCGATCCCGCCCAGGGCGGAGAGATCTGGCGGATCCGGGCGGGGCTCAACGCCACCGATGGCGGTGATGCGGGTGACGGCAGCCGCCTGCTTGCGATGTCAGGGGCGCTTTCCGACAGCCGCACCCCGTCGTCACACCACTTGGGAACCACGGCACGCGACATGCTGGGGCTTGCATCGCAGCTTTCGTCGGGCGCGGCCTCCAACCGTCTGCGCAGCGAGGCGCGAGCCCAGCAGGACCAGGGCTATTCGGACGGGCTCAAGACGGCACTGCTGGCCGACGGCGTCGACACCGATGCCGAAATGGAAACCCTTCTCGCGCTTGAGACGGCCTATGCGGCGAATGCGAAGGTACTGCAGGCGGCCAATGACATGCTTGACCAGATCCTGAGGCTGACATGA
- a CDS encoding flagellar hook protein — MTNFNSVGDLARSHQLRLSQSAMKSKLAELSGEVTSGIKSDIPAALGGDMVRISQVESRLGMLSVLGQNLAQAETFLSGLQTSLTSMHTLVSGTIPTLLSDSLLSSDTALQVQLKKGPEDLRSVLQMLNQSVAGRHIFSGSGSTGLAVVQYDTLMAQVGTAVSGLTDPDQIVAGIDAYFDAAPGSGGFADLGYLGGAAASDIPIGPGQKVSVGITANSAELSEMLKGLAILAYAAENPQLGTSVARKLTKDAASRLATGELDLISAQGSIGMQEERLARVRVANQAEVSALTIARNGMISADPFESASALEELATNVEALYALTARLSKLNLTDYL; from the coding sequence ATGACAAATTTCAATTCCGTGGGCGACCTTGCCCGCAGCCATCAACTGCGCCTGTCGCAATCGGCGATGAAATCGAAGCTTGCCGAATTGTCCGGCGAAGTGACCAGCGGGATCAAATCGGACATTCCGGCCGCGCTTGGCGGAGACATGGTGCGCATTTCCCAGGTCGAATCGCGGCTGGGAATGCTGAGTGTGCTGGGGCAGAACCTTGCCCAGGCCGAAACCTTCCTGTCGGGATTGCAGACGTCGCTGACCAGCATGCACACGCTCGTGTCTGGGACCATTCCGACGCTCTTGTCCGACTCGCTTCTGTCATCTGATACCGCCTTGCAGGTTCAGTTGAAGAAAGGGCCCGAGGATTTGCGTTCGGTTCTGCAGATGTTGAACCAGTCAGTCGCGGGCAGGCACATATTCTCGGGCAGCGGATCGACCGGGTTGGCCGTGGTCCAATACGACACCCTCATGGCGCAGGTCGGAACCGCCGTTTCCGGGCTGACGGACCCTGACCAGATAGTCGCTGGAATTGACGCCTATTTCGACGCGGCCCCCGGATCGGGAGGCTTCGCCGACCTTGGTTATCTTGGAGGTGCAGCTGCAAGTGACATTCCGATTGGACCTGGACAGAAGGTCTCGGTCGGGATCACGGCGAATTCGGCGGAATTGAGCGAGATGCTGAAAGGGTTGGCCATTCTCGCATATGCTGCGGAAAATCCCCAATTGGGCACAAGCGTCGCACGCAAGCTCACCAAGGACGCCGCCAGCCGTCTTGCCACGGGGGAACTCGATTTGATCTCGGCGCAAGGGTCGATTGGCATGCAGGAGGAGCGACTGGCCCGAGTGCGCGTTGCGAACCAGGCGGAGGTCTCGGCCTTGACGATCGCCCGGAACGGCATGATTTCCGCCGACCCCTTTGAAAGTGCATCGGCGCTCGAGGAACTCGCAACGAATGTCGAAGCGCTATACGCGCTGACTGCGCGGCTGTCGAAGCTCAACCTCACGGATTACCTGTGA
- a CDS encoding flagellar basal body P-ring protein FlgI, with the protein MRGFAWLIALLAWTACAHAVPVRIKDLANVDGVRGNDLIGYGLVVGLGGTGDSIRNSPFTEEIMAGLLERLGVNVSEEAFRPKNVAAVIVTATLPPFSRAGSQIAVSVAAIGDAKSLLGGTLVMTPLNAADGEIYAVAQGAVLAGGAEASGAAASVVQGVPTTGTIPAGARVEREVNFDFSQMTTLRLALRNPDFTTAARIEAAINRTMASGLANLQDSGTINIDPSVMGKVNLARLVGQIENITVEPEAAARVVIDHKSGTIVMGEDVRISRVAVSQGNLTLRVREAPIVSQPNPFAPGETVVLPRSQADITQEPGIGFAEVSGESSLSDVVAGLNALGIRPRDMIDILKAVHAAGALHAEFVVN; encoded by the coding sequence ATGCGGGGTTTCGCGTGGCTGATCGCGCTGCTGGCCTGGACGGCCTGTGCCCATGCCGTTCCCGTCCGGATCAAGGACCTGGCGAATGTCGACGGCGTGAGGGGAAACGACCTGATCGGCTACGGGCTTGTCGTGGGCCTGGGTGGCACGGGAGACAGCATTCGCAACTCACCCTTCACCGAAGAGATCATGGCCGGACTTTTGGAAAGACTGGGGGTCAATGTCAGCGAGGAGGCTTTCAGGCCAAAGAACGTCGCGGCCGTGATCGTGACGGCGACCCTGCCCCCCTTTTCCCGCGCGGGCTCTCAGATCGCGGTGAGCGTCGCGGCCATTGGCGACGCGAAAAGCCTGCTTGGCGGTACCCTGGTGATGACGCCTCTGAATGCTGCGGATGGCGAGATCTATGCCGTTGCACAAGGCGCCGTGCTTGCCGGCGGCGCCGAAGCGAGTGGCGCGGCGGCCTCGGTGGTTCAAGGAGTTCCGACGACCGGGACGATCCCGGCCGGGGCACGCGTCGAACGCGAGGTGAATTTCGATTTCTCGCAGATGACGACCCTGCGTCTTGCCCTGCGCAACCCCGACTTCACGACCGCTGCGCGGATCGAGGCGGCCATCAACCGGACGATGGCCAGCGGGCTTGCCAATCTGCAGGATTCGGGAACGATCAACATCGACCCTTCGGTCATGGGAAAGGTCAATCTGGCAAGGCTCGTCGGACAGATCGAAAACATCACCGTCGAGCCCGAAGCCGCCGCCCGTGTCGTGATCGACCACAAATCCGGCACGATCGTGATGGGCGAGGACGTCCGCATTTCGCGGGTCGCCGTTTCCCAGGGGAACCTTACCCTGCGGGTGAGAGAGGCGCCGATCGTTTCCCAGCCAAACCCCTTCGCGCCGGGAGAAACGGTCGTGTTGCCGCGCAGTCAGGCCGATATCACGCAGGAACCGGGCATAGGCTTTGCCGAGGTCAGCGGAGAATCCTCGCTTTCGGATGTCGTGGCGGGGTTAAACGCGCTTGGCATCCGTCCGCGCGACATGATCGACATCCTGAAGGCCGTACATGCGGCCGGAGCACTTCATGCCGAGTTCGTCGTGAACTGA
- a CDS encoding paraquat-inducible protein A, whose product MSETRNEGAPDHGAPIMTAHRARLVGCRSCGRVWPEVETVCARCGADLVPPDRRSLNAVWAWLAAGLIFYIPANLFPMLKTTTFGGLAGNDESTIFGGVLELIHYGSWFVAGVIFIASIMVPIGKFVAIGWLAVVAGRPATVEAAHSRLRLYEVVEFIGRWSMIDVFVVAILSALVQLGFVASIHPGPAAVCFALSVAFTMLSAQSFDPRLIWRGLPLRRRSD is encoded by the coding sequence ATGAGCGAAACCCGAAACGAGGGCGCGCCCGATCATGGCGCGCCGATCATGACGGCGCATCGTGCACGGCTTGTCGGCTGCCGAAGCTGTGGCAGGGTCTGGCCCGAGGTCGAGACGGTCTGCGCCAGGTGCGGCGCCGACCTTGTTCCTCCTGACAGGCGGTCACTGAATGCGGTCTGGGCGTGGCTGGCGGCGGGGCTCATCTTCTACATTCCCGCGAACCTCTTTCCGATGCTCAAGACCACGACTTTCGGTGGACTCGCCGGAAATGACGAATCGACGATCTTTGGCGGTGTCCTTGAACTGATCCATTATGGAAGCTGGTTCGTGGCGGGCGTGATCTTCATCGCGTCGATCATGGTCCCGATCGGCAAGTTCGTGGCGATCGGCTGGCTGGCCGTGGTGGCCGGGCGCCCCGCGACGGTCGAGGCAGCGCATTCCCGCCTGAGACTGTACGAGGTGGTCGAATTCATCGGGCGATGGTCGATGATCGACGTATTCGTCGTGGCAATTCTTTCCGCACTTGTTCAACTCGGGTTCGTTGCCTCGATCCATCCCGGTCCGGCGGCGGTGTGCTTCGCCCTTTCTGTTGCCTTCACCATGCTTTCCGCGCAAAGCTTCGACCCAAGGCTGATCTGGCGCGGGCTGCCGCTGCGACGCCGCAGTGACTGA
- a CDS encoding paraquat-inducible protein A — protein sequence MQDAVSYDLTTGRGLVACPRCDALHLERDLAPGETARCLRCNAVLASPRSGAFTRIIALSFTTFVLMIGAVFFPFLEISRMGFGNETSLFGVAMAFSHGALMPLTVALLGTIVGLPVLRAMLLVYTLLPLSRGRPPFSHAVPAFRLSETLRPWSMAEIFVIGTALALVKVGGLANISFGPAFWAFCGLILVNAASNAFTSAATIWDAIEDGMRADEAARMVEGARQ from the coding sequence ATGCAGGATGCGGTGAGCTATGATCTGACGACAGGACGGGGGCTGGTGGCATGCCCCCGCTGCGATGCGCTGCATCTCGAACGGGACCTGGCGCCGGGCGAGACCGCTCGCTGCCTTCGGTGCAATGCTGTGCTTGCCAGCCCCAGGTCCGGGGCCTTTACCCGGATCATCGCGCTGTCCTTCACAACCTTTGTGCTGATGATCGGCGCGGTCTTCTTCCCGTTTCTCGAGATCTCGCGGATGGGTTTTGGCAATGAGACATCGCTTTTCGGGGTGGCCATGGCATTTTCACATGGTGCGCTGATGCCCCTGACGGTTGCTCTTCTTGGCACGATCGTCGGGCTGCCGGTGCTGCGCGCAATGCTGCTTGTCTACACCCTGCTGCCGCTGTCACGCGGGCGCCCGCCGTTTTCCCATGCGGTTCCCGCCTTTCGCCTGTCCGAGACGCTCCGGCCATGGTCGATGGCCGAGATCTTCGTGATCGGCACCGCCCTCGCGCTGGTCAAGGTCGGCGGGCTTGCCAATATCAGCTTTGGCCCGGCTTTCTGGGCCTTTTGCGGCCTGATCCTTGTCAATGCGGCAAGCAATGCCTTCACAAGTGCCGCCACGATCTGGGACGCGATCGAGGATGGCATGCGCGCAGACGAGGCGGCGCGGATGGTCGAGGGGGCCCGGCAATGA